The proteins below are encoded in one region of Engraulis encrasicolus isolate BLACKSEA-1 chromosome 1, IST_EnEncr_1.0, whole genome shotgun sequence:
- the LOC134450131 gene encoding zinc finger protein 501-like, with product MSSETAASVKEETKEEDFDDFLYSYIHAKQTVDVKPELQQDFKMEVDESPIISCQDFVNTTKDMKEEGKEEEYDFVNTTGAIKEELKKEEEDFVNISKDIKEEQQEEEDAGQCSKAGSSEKCDVDRIQSNGRENTDENIHQIHSFQLPDCEKSFPRMATLKSHQTIHSGEKPFQCSDSGKSIRLKGSLKSHQMIHSGENPNPYQCSDCEKSFPNRYKLKKHQMVHSGERPYQCSDCGKGFRQMFRLREHQMVHTGAKPFQCSDCEKSFTTRAALKKHQVVHSGERPFHCSDCGMSFSQKHTLKLHQVVHSGERPFHCADCGRRFKRMVNLKTHQMIHSGEKPFLCSDCGKGFSQKQTLKLHQMVHSGERPYQCSDCGMSFRKTSNLKSHQRVHSGEKPFQCSVCKKCFEQMVNLKLHQMSHSGEKPYHCSDCEKSFRYSSTLKKHQIVHSGERPFTCHHCGKGFSQKNNLKTHQKNNCRGKHRVMQ from the exons ATGTCGTCAGAAACTGCGGCATCTGTGAAAGAGGAGACAAAAGAAGAGGATTTTGATGACTTCTTATACTCTTACATACATGCCAAACAAACAGTGGATGTGAAGCCTGAACTGCAACAAGACTTCAAAATGGAAGTGGACGAGTCGCCTATCATTTCTTGCCAAGATTTTGTAAACACCACAAAGGATATGAAGGAAGAAGGGAAGGAAGAGGAATATGATTTTGTAAACACCACCGGGGCAATAAAGGAAGAactgaaaaaagaggaagaggatttTGTAAACATCAGCAAGGACATCAAGGAAGaacagcaagaagaagaagatgctGGGCAGTGCAGTAAAGCTGGATCTTCTGAAAAAT GTGATGTTGACCGGATCCAGTCTAATGGAAGAGAAAATACAGATGAAAACATTCATCAAATACACAGCTTTCAGTTACCTGACTGTGAAAAGAGCTTTCCTAGGATGGCAACTCTCAAGAGTCATCAGACGATCCACTCTGGGGAAAagccatttcagtgctctgactCTGGAAAGAGTATTCGTCTAAAGGGCAGTCTGAAGTCACACCAGATGATTCATTCAGGGGAAAATCCAAATCCATACCAGTGCTCTGACTGTGAAAAGAGCTTTCCTAACAGGTATAAGCTCAAGAAACACCAGATGGTTCATTCAGGTGAAAGGCCATATCAATGCTCTGACTGTGGAAAGGGTTTTAGACAGATGTTCCGCCTCAGGGAACACCAGATGGTCCATACAGGGGCAAAACCTTTTCAGTGCTCTGACTGTGAAAAGAGCTTTACTACCAGGGCTGCTCTCAAGAAACACCAGGTGGTTCATTCAGGGGAAAGGCCATTTCACTGTTCTGATTGTGGAATGAGTTTTAGTCAAAAGCACACTCTGAAGTTACACCAGGTGGTTCATTCAGGGGAAAGGCCATTTCACTGTGCTGATTGTGGACGACGATTTAAACGAATGGTCAATCTCAAAACACACCAGATGATTCATTCAGGGGAAAAGCCTTTTctgtgctctgattgtggaaagggTTTTAGTCAAAAGCAGACTCTGAAGTTACACCAGATGGTTCATTCAGGGGAAAGGCCATAtcagtgctctgattgtggaatGAGTTTTCGTAAAACGAGCAATCTCAAGTCACACCAGAGGGTTCattcaggggaaaagccatttcagTGCTCTGTCTGTAAAAAATGCTTTGAACAGATGGTCAATCTCAAGTTACACCAGATGAGTCATTCAGGGGAAAAGCCATATCACTGCTCTGACTGTGAAAAGAGCTTTCGTTACAGCTCTACTCTCAAGAAACACCAGATTGTTCATTCAGGTGAAAGGCCTTTTACATGCCATCACTGTGGAAAgggtttttctcaaaaaaacaatcTTAAGACCCACCAAAAAAACAATTGCAGAGGCAAACACAGGGTAATGCAGTAG